The following is a genomic window from Deltaproteobacteria bacterium.
CGCGTGTCGATCCGGCGGCGGTGGACACGGTGCTGGAGATGGTCGGCGCCAAGGGCGCGGTGAAAACCGCGCTGTTCGATAACTCGATCGTCGACCGCCTGGCGCGCGACGGTTTTATCGACAAGCTATATAAAGGAGCGAAGCCATGACCGAAAAGCAGTGGCGCGAGTGTCTGGGTGAGTTGGTGCGCGATTACATGCGCTCGCCCGAGATGGACTTTTACTTTTCCATCAAGATGAACAAGCCGAGAGCGGCGGTCATGGTCAAGCAGCAGAGCTTGTTCGTGCGCCACCGGCGCGAGTGTTGGGCCCATGTGTCGGCCAACTGCCCGGTGATGGGCGTCAAGCAGCGCATCTTGGAGCATGAGTATGAAGAGATCGTTCGCGACGACTATTCGGATTATGGCCATCTACACTTGATCATTCGCCAGGGAAATTCCGTCGAGCTCGCGCCAGAGGAGATTCTCAACGCCGAGCCGACACCGGAAACCCGCGCCGCGCTCTATGCCTGGTCGTGGATGACCAGCGAAATGCCCTGGACCGAGTCGCTCACCGGCATGACCATTACCGAGTGGTGCAACGACGACCGTTTGCTCGGCGACTTGGGCGGCGGTCAGTCGACGCGCATGGCGAAAAAATGGATGGATGAGATGGGATTCAGCTGGAAACAGATTCCTAATATGCACGCACATAGCAAGGCCGACGAGAAACATAGCGATATGTTTCTGCCCTTTCTCGCCGCGCATGCTACTGGCGACAGAGAAGCGCCGGCGATTCAAACCGCGAAAGACTCGCTGGCTTTCAACGCCATGTATCGCAAAGGCATTGCGCTGGCGCAGGAGAAGATTTCGCTGTGAGTTTCGCTTTGACATTACGCTGGACGAATCTTGCCGCGGTTTGGCTCTTGTTCATTTGCTCGATTTCGCTGGCTCAGGCGGCGGACCCGAAGATGATCGAAGCGGCGAAGAAGGAAGGCGGACTCGATTGGTGGAGCACCATCGCCCAGGATCAATCGCAAAAGATCATCGACGAGTTTATGAAGCGTTATCCCTTCATCAAGGCGAGTTATTGGCGCAGCGGCACGGTAGGCCTGCACAATAAGATCCTGATTGAAGATCGCGCTGGCCGCACGAGTTGGGATGTAGTGTCGCAAACGGCGCCGGAATTCATCGTCGAGCTTAAAGTTCGGAAACTGATCGCCGCGTACAATTCTCCGGAGCGGCGCAACTTCAGCGCCGATTTCAAAGACAAAGAGGGCTTTTGGACCGGGACGTACGCGCTGCCCACCGGGCTCGGCTTTAATACCCAGCAGGTCAAAACCAATGATGTGCCGAAAAGCTATCAGGAACTGCTCGATCCTAAGTGGAAAGGGCGGAAAATCTCCGTCGATGATGAGAGTTACGAATTGTTGATCGGCTTGATCCAGTCATGGGGCAAAGACAAAGCTGTCGAGTATCTCAAACGGGTCGCGGCTCAGGAGCCGATGATCGGCCGTGGTCACAGTCAGCGCACCCAATTGTTGGCGGCCGGCGAATTCCCGCTGGCGATCGCCTATACCCATACCGTCGAGCACTCCAAATCCCAAGGCAATTCCGTGGACTGGGCCAATCTCGAACCGGTGGTGATCAAGTTCGACGGCATCATGCTCGGTTCCAAAGCGGCTCATCCCAACGCGGCGCGCTTGTTCATTGATTTTATTCTGTCCCAACCAGGGCAGCAATTGTTGCAGAGTTTTAACCGCGTGACGCTGCGCGAAGGCGTCGAGCCGAGTCCGTCGCGGTTGATCAAAGGATTCAAGCGCGTGGTCTTGCATCCCGAAAAAGCGCAAGACGCACAAGAGAGTTTGAAGCTTTATCGGGAAATTTTCAGCCTACCGTAGGTGTTTATGTTGAAACAGCTTCGGCTATGCAGGATGGTTGTCGCCGTTGTCGCGCTCATGGCGCCAGCAGCGGCGCACGCCGAACGGATCGTCTTCGCCTATCCCAGTCCGTCGACCAGTTTCCTGCCGCTAGTCGTGGCGCAGAAGCGTGGTTTCTTTGAATCGGAAAATTTACAGCCGGAATTGGTGCAGGTGCGGCCGGCGGTGGCGATCCCTGGTTTGACGATTGGCAGCATCGATTTCACCACGATTCTTGGCAGCGCCATCGCGGCGCGAATGCGCGGTGTGCCGCTGGTGATCACGGGTGTCTTCGCCGACAAGCCGATGGATTTTTTGGTCGGTGTGAAGACTATTTCATCGGCGCGCGATCTGAAAGGCAAAGTGGTGGGCATTAGCGCCTTTGGCACCGCAACACATTTTTTGACCGTGCGGCTCTTGCGCGGCTTGGGACTCGATCCGGATAAAGACGTGACGCTCCGGCCGGTGGGCGATGAGGGGCTGCGTCTGCAAGCGATCAGCACCGGTTTAGTCCACGCCTCGTTATTGGGATCGCAAGGAGCGATTCAAGGCGAGAAAGAAGGTTTGAATGTCATCGTCGCCGCCGCCGATGTGCTCGACAGCCTGCCCTTTGCCGGAGTGACGACTACCTTGGCGAAACTGCGCGACAACCCCGGTCAAATCAAAAGAGTTTTGCGCGCCGGCCTCAAGGGGCTTTGCTATGTCTTGGATAACAAAGCCGGCACCGTCGAGGTGATGCAGAGCTGGTATCGCGTCGACCGTGGAATCGCGACCGCGAGCTACGATTTGGCGCTCAAGTCCTATAGTCGAAACGGCGAAGTGAGCGAGAAGGGCGTGGCGCTGAGCATGGAATTTGCGCGCGCCAGCGGACGCTTCGACAAAGAGCCTTTGCCCGCCGAGATCACCGACTTCAGTTTGTTGCGCCAGGCGAAAAAAGAACTTTTCTGGCCTTGACGACGGGTTCGTCACCGCAGCCGCTGTGGGTTTGCACAACCGCCAGGTTCGGCATATTTTGTCGACAGAAACGATCTGGGCAAGAAATAAACAACTGCATTAGGAGGTTACTATGAGTCTATGGTCTAAGGTTAGAGAAGAACTAAACACGATGGTTAACCGCCATTTCGAAACCCCCGAGTACAAACAGTTGTTCGGCGTGAAGCTGACGCCGGCGCGGCAGGGGATCTGGGATTTGCATTACCCGCATTACATCAAGAGCCGGCGCGACTGTTGGGGCGCGGCCGCGGTCAGGGCGCCCCTCGATGTCAAACGGGCGATCTGGGAACATGAAAAAGATGAATTGATCTTCGATAAGCGCATGGGTTCGGCGCACCTGACCGACCAGCAGATGGCCGAAGCGGCGGCGGAAGCGAGCTTGCTTCCCGGCGTGCGCGCGGCGCTAATGGCGTGGATGTATCTCGCCACGACGCGGCCGTGGATCGAATCGTTGACGGTCAATCACATCACCGAGCGAAAAAACAATCCGGCCATCGTCAAAGGCGGCGGCTTCACGGCGCGCTTCGCGCACAAGAAGGTCGCCGATCAGGGCGGGACTATCGAAGGACTCGACATCAACACCAAAGTCCACATGGTCGCCGACGAAGATCACTCCGACATGTTCGAGCCGATCTACGATCGTCACATCACCGACGAGCGCATCGCCCAGGCGGTGATCCGTTCGGCATTGGACAGCCTCGCAGTCGATCGCGCCTATCGCAGCGCGCTAGCCACGGCCATGGCGGCGATCGCGGAGTCGGCGGCGGCGTAGCGCGCGAATGCTGTTTCGGGTTTCGAGTTCCGGGATTCGCGTTGATGCGGGCGATTAGCAATGTGATGGGAGCGCGGGTTTTCTAACCCGCCAGATATGTGGACAGGAATGTCCGCGCTCCCATTTCGTCAGCGAGATCTCTAGAGCCACGAAGGGGCTGCTTAATCAATCCACTTGCTATTGATTGTTTTTTAGCATGACTGACCGCGGCTACATTATCGCCGTCGTAGTGTGGCCGTTTATTTTTCTCGCGCCTTATACGATCAATAACGTCAGTATCGGTAACGACTTCGGCATTCTCTACTACGTTTACAAAGTTTATTTATTGTCGATGTTGGACGGCGGCCATTTCCCGCTGTGGTCGCCGACCGAGGGCGGCGGTTATCCGTTTTTCTCCAGCCCGTTTGCCCAAGCGTTTTACCCGCTCAATATATTGTACTTCGCTTACTACAAACTCTTGGGCCGTTTTGCGCCTTGGGATTATCAAATCTGGACGATATTCGGTATCAGCATCTTCGGCTTGGGCTTGTTCTTTTGGCTGCGCCGGTTGGCCGTGGCCGCGCCGGTGGCCCTGGTAGCCGTGATGATCTCTGTGATCAGTTTGAAGGTGGCCGAATTATTGCGCTTCCCCAATGCGTTGCACTGCGCGGCTTGGCTGCCGTGGTTGTTGTATGCGGCGACCGTCGCCACGGACGCACGGAAAGCAAAATTCGGCGCCACGGTGTTCGGCGCCGCCCTCGTGATGCTCCTGACGGCCGGCTATCCCTATTACATTGTTTACGCGTTGTTTTTGATTCCTGCCTATGTGCTTGCCATGGCATTCGCTTCTTCGCGCAATTTAATCATCGGCGCGGTGCCGGAGAATCCAAGCAGTTTTAGTCGCTATGCCATCCACATCGGTGCGGCCGCGGCTTGCGCCGGCCTTCTGACATTTCCTTGGCTGCGGCATATGCAGGTATTGATCGCTCAAACCGTGGATCG
Proteins encoded in this region:
- a CDS encoding extracellular solute-binding protein produces the protein MSFALTLRWTNLAAVWLLFICSISLAQAADPKMIEAAKKEGGLDWWSTIAQDQSQKIIDEFMKRYPFIKASYWRSGTVGLHNKILIEDRAGRTSWDVVSQTAPEFIVELKVRKLIAAYNSPERRNFSADFKDKEGFWTGTYALPTGLGFNTQQVKTNDVPKSYQELLDPKWKGRKISVDDESYELLIGLIQSWGKDKAVEYLKRVAAQEPMIGRGHSQRTQLLAAGEFPLAIAYTHTVEHSKSQGNSVDWANLEPVVIKFDGIMLGSKAAHPNAARLFIDFILSQPGQQLLQSFNRVTLREGVEPSPSRLIKGFKRVVLHPEKAQDAQESLKLYREIFSLP
- a CDS encoding ABC transporter substrate-binding protein; translated protein: MLKQLRLCRMVVAVVALMAPAAAHAERIVFAYPSPSTSFLPLVVAQKRGFFESENLQPELVQVRPAVAIPGLTIGSIDFTTILGSAIAARMRGVPLVITGVFADKPMDFLVGVKTISSARDLKGKVVGISAFGTATHFLTVRLLRGLGLDPDKDVTLRPVGDEGLRLQAISTGLVHASLLGSQGAIQGEKEGLNVIVAAADVLDSLPFAGVTTTLAKLRDNPGQIKRVLRAGLKGLCYVLDNKAGTVEVMQSWYRVDRGIATASYDLALKSYSRNGEVSEKGVALSMEFARASGRFDKEPLPAEITDFSLLRQAKKELFWP